The stretch of DNA CTCCTGCATCAGGACTTCAAAACATTAGCTAATCCAGAATTTCTTTGGGCTATTTACGGCATCTTATTTCTGATAATTTTTTTGGAAAATGGTTTATTACCTGCAGCATTTTTGCCCGGAGATAGCCTGTTATTGCTCGCCGGTGCTCTGGTTGCTCAGGGTTCGCTACATTTTCTTCTCACGATTTTGGTTCTTTCCACCGCAGCAGCGCTAGGGTGTTGGTTTAGCTACCTTCAGGGGCGATGGTTAGGCAAAACTAAAACGGTTCAGGGCTGGATGTCGAAAATACCAGCCCACTATCATCAGCGAGCGCATCAGTTATTCCATCGTCATGGCTTCTTTGCACTGCTTATTGGTCGTTTTCTGGCATTTGTACGCACCTTATTACCAACGATTGCTGGTCTGTCGGCCCTTGATGCAAAACGCTTTCAAATTTTTAACTGGTTGAGTGCAGTGTTGTGGGTAAGCGTTGTTACCAGCTTAGGTTATCTCATTAGCCTGACACCATTATATAAGCACCATGAAGCTGCCGTTATGAATGGATTAATGATTCTACCTGTCGCCCTCCTGGTTATCGGATTGATTGGTTCTCTAATTGTAGTATTAAAGAAAAAGTCTGAGAAAAAGAAATAATTAACATTTCAGCTATCAGATATCACAGTTCGTCATGTGATATCTGAAATGATTATTGGTCACGAAGTGCATCTATTGCTATCTTGCAACGAGAAAGAAAAATAGTAATGGCTTCATCATAATTCAGCTCTTTAAATAGAATAGCTCGCTCAAATTGCTGCTCACCTTGCCCATCATTCCAACACCACTGTATCTTCACCGTGCTCTTTATTGGGTCGATTTCTATAGTCACTAAAGCGTTTGGACAGCTCTGTTGAGCATGAAGGATAAAATCGGTAAGTTCCATCGTGTTTCCTGAGTGATATTAATAAAAACGCTTATAACAGGCTTGATATTAATCTGTATAAACTCAAAAGTGACAGCTCAAATAGTAACATCTTGTCGCTTTTTCAATGCTATAGTCCCCGACAAGTTAATAATACTACTTTTCAGGAACCCTTCATTTCTATGAGTATTGAAACACTTAAATTTATGCAGGATGAGCGCCAACGACTTATCGGAAAATCCGTATGCCGCTTAAATACCCTTGGAGAAGATATTTCCCGAGAAAACATAATCAAGACGCTGGAAGATTTAATTAGTGAAACTGATGACAGCTCACAACAACGAG from Limnobaculum xujianqingii encodes:
- a CDS encoding DedA family protein, coding for MGSITDLFQALLHQDFKTLANPEFLWAIYGILFLIIFLENGLLPAAFLPGDSLLLLAGALVAQGSLHFLLTILVLSTAAALGCWFSYLQGRWLGKTKTVQGWMSKIPAHYHQRAHQLFHRHGFFALLIGRFLAFVRTLLPTIAGLSALDAKRFQIFNWLSAVLWVSVVTSLGYLISLTPLYKHHEAAVMNGLMILPVALLVIGLIGSLIVVLKKKSEKKK